The following nucleotide sequence is from Fibrobacter succinogenes.
CAAATTGATGGTAAGCACTATGTGGACGGTTGCGTGACGTCTCCGATTCCGTTCCAGCGCGCTTTTGAAAAGGGCTGCGACAAAGTTGTTGTTGTTTCGACGCATTATCCCGGCGAAATTGTGACGGACTTCCGCAAGTACCGCATGATTTTGAACCCTATGTTCAAGCGCAAGTATCCGGACCTTTTTCGTGCGCTCATGTTGCGTTACAAGCGTTACGAGAAAATGTTTGCCGAAATGGAAAAACTCGAAAAATCAGGTGAAGTCTTGATTTTTCGCCCGGAAAGGGAAGTCTGTGACCTCTTCGCTACGGACCGCACTTTGTTAGACGATTCCTACAATATGGGGTATGAATACGCGAAACGCCGTATGGGTGACCTCAAAACGTTCATGGAAATCTAATAGACTCTCGTCATCCTGACGTCGAAGGCCCGCCTCTGCGCGGGCTTTTTTGCTATGTCATGCCCGCTGGAGCCTGTCCTGAGCAAAGTCGAAGGAAGCGGGCTTCTCCATCTTGTTTCGCAAAAAAACATCATCATGAATGTAAAACTTTCGTTACTAAAAGTCGTAAGGTATATAAACTTACAAAAATGTAGGTTTTTGTAATGTGAACCCTCGTTTTTTTGCGAAAAAAAGCAATTGATAAATCTGAAAAAAATACAACTTACAAAATTGTAAGAAATTGAAGTTTTTTGACCGCTTTTCACATTTTGTGCGTGCTCTTTGCTATCTTTACAACCGTTGAAAAACTATAACATCTAACTCTCAACGGAGATATAAAAAATGGCAATTAAGAATGCTTACCTTCAGAAGGTTTATGAAAAGGTCGTTGCACGTGATCCGGATCAGGCTCTCTTCCACCAGGCTGTCCGTGAATTCCTCGAATCCCTCGACCCAGTCCTCGAACAGGACAAGTCTTGGGAAACCAACGGCGTGATCGACCGCCTCGTCGAACCGGAACGCGTGATCACTTTCCGTGTACCTTGGCTCGATGACAAGGGTAACGTTCAGGT
It contains:
- a CDS encoding Glu/Leu/Phe/Val dehydrogenase dimerization domain-containing protein; this translates as MAIKNAYLQKVYEKVVARDPDQALFHQAVREFLESLDPVLEQDKSWETNGVIDRLVEPERVITFRVPWLDDKGNVQVNRGYRVQFNSAIGPYKGGIRLRNEVTLSMLKFLGFEQIFKNSLTTLPMGGGKGGSDFDPKG